The Cryptococcus neoformans var. neoformans B-3501A chromosome 4, whole genome shotgun sequence genome has a window encoding:
- a CDS encoding hypothetical protein (HMMPfam hit to Prefoldin, Prefoldin subunit, score: 74.2, E(): 3.4e-19) produces the protein MATTSSSKQMEVNPRGIPRAPFVDNVDEYVGGKDAEVQTTIKKFEETTAKYRYMEISLQQRRKALLGKIPDITQTLQVVKYLHQRRQKTLGQPVEEEKLSDDEDDLDDLDDEEAKKEEQPMKTLFELNDTLYAEAEIVETGEVGLWLGANTMLMYPLEEAIDLLSSKLAAAQKSQDETIEDLEWLREQITVMEVNFARVHNWDVKRRREKGQIGQQSGLLPSRKGNDKDDSEDERD, from the exons ATGGCTacaacttcttcctccaagcAAATGGAGGTCAACCCTCGAGGTATCCCAAGAGCACCTTTTGTT GACAATGTCGATGAGTATGTGGGCGGAAAGGATGCGGAAGTCCAAACTACTATCAAGAAGTTTGAGGAAACCACCGC AAAATACCGATACATGGAAATCTCCTTGCAACAACGCCGAAAAGCTCTTCTCGGCAAGATTCCCGACATTACGCAAACCCTTCAGGTAGTCAAGTACCTACACCAGCGCCGTCAGAAGACTCTCGGGCAACCtgtagaagaggaaaagctcagcgacgatgaagatgacctCGATGATctcgatgatgaggaggcaaaaaaggaggaacagCCTATGAAGACTCTTTTTGAGCTCAACGATACATTATATGCGGAAGCAGAGATTGTCGAAACTGGAGAAGTGGGGTTATGGCTCGGG GCCAACACAATGTTGATGTACCCTCTGGAAGAAGCAATCGATTTACTTTCAAGCAAGCTCGCAGCCGCTCAAAAATCCCAGGACGAAACTATAGAGGATCTTGAATGGCTAAGGGAACAGATCACTGTGATGGAAGTCAACTTCGCGAGGGTACACAAC TGGGATGTTAAGAGACGGAGAGAAAAGGGACAGATCGGTCAGCAATCcggtcttcttccttctcgcaAGGGCAATGACAAAGACGACTCTGAAGACGAACGGGACTAA